A genomic window from Alkalihalobacillus sp. AL-G includes:
- a CDS encoding YjcZ family sporulation protein, with the protein MSGRGGYGSGFALIVVLFILLIIVGVAFVGGGYGGGGY; encoded by the coding sequence TGGATACGGTTCAGGTTTTGCCTTAATCGTTGTATTGTTCATCCTATTGATCATTGTCGGAGTTGCTTTTGTTGGCGGTGGTTACGGCGGTGGAGGATATTAA